A genomic window from Pecten maximus chromosome 2, xPecMax1.1, whole genome shotgun sequence includes:
- the LOC117322228 gene encoding uncharacterized protein LOC117322228, whose product MADYEGRLSPACIEDLDDETLDPRIQVELEKLNKASEEINKLELELDDGRAGFRQALSESTQKLNTLAKKLGACVEKARPYYDARVKVKDAHVEAQKTALRFERACSMHEAAKEMVQLAEQGYMCREEPSDPAWQEMLNHATMKVNEAEKERNESEQEHMKTTVLFNEADTKVQYLQKDLKRAINKSKPYFEMKAKFNQSMEDQKRNIHILEEDVSLAKSAYSDALKNLELISDDIHQQRQEKRKQQELGVREAGVGSESPSPPPNRDKGMNSVEGQGSNHISSCQGSSQSTNTSSHAKHSDYNSQENINYSLPSVIHQSLDKSRNPSYREAVDRQISQTEGHVDDFPAPTFEDEYRALPNSRMTPGQHTALRRSLSRESSIPKDFTSALLSSSPCDHSDRPDLSQDQRARSQSSPTGRRRKLQGGLILKIDAAMDPLTQRYQATEIQPTRKGQRRRLSKDQSKVQRSVEFPKHNPFGSPTEKTWRENYSMSNSPSRQGSFLAPGGQGLEGEDGSDTESIASTGPMLDDDQVELLTLEFSDQASTDDNSPTFKRQDWNRMSLPPRLSHLEQYIHHPNEKGETSVIESLTNGDVSLSNTLTNEDDTASQSNKTLPLSSPETDIPVDVGEADTQLPSTSPVVTTEEIEIV is encoded by the exons GATGGCCGGGCAGGTTTTCGCCAAGCTCTATCAGAGTCTACACAGAAACTTAACACACTCGCCAAAAAACTTGGAGCCTGCGTGGAGAAAGCAAGACCCTACTATGACGCCAGGGTTAAAGTGAAAGAT GCTCACGTAGAGGCCCAGAAAACGGCCTTGCGTTTTGAGCGCGCCTGCAGCATGCATGAGGCAGCCAAGGAGATGGTACAGCTGGCAGAACAAGGCTATATGTGTCGGGAGGAGCCGTCGGACCCAGCCTGGCAGGAGATGCTGAACCATGCCACTATGAAG GTGAATGAAGCAGAGAAGGAGAGAAATGAGAGCGAGCAGGAACACATGAAAACCACTGTACTTTTCAACGAGGCCGACACCAAAGTGCAGTACCTTCAGAAGGATCTCAAACGTGCTATCAATAAGTCAAA ACCTTACTTTGAAATGAAAGCAAAATTCAATCAGTCAATGGAG GATCAGAAGAGAAATATCCATATACTAGAGGAAGATGTTTCCTTAGCTAAATCAGCGTACTCTGACGCACTGAAAAATCTGGAGCTTATCAGTGACGATATCCACCAACAGAGACAAGAAAAACGAAAACAGCAGGAGCTCGGTGTCCGAGAGGCAGGGGTAGGCTCTGAATCTCCGTCGCCTCCACCCAATCGCGACAAGGGCATGAACTCTGTAGAAGGTCAGGGGTCAAATCATATAAGTAGCTGCCAGGGTTCGTCGCAGTCAACTAATACATCTAGTCATGCCAAACATTCAGACTATAACTCACAGGAGAACATTAACTATAGCCTCCCCTCCGTCATTCACCAGAGTTTAGACAAGTCTCGTAACCCCAGCTACCGTGAGGCTGTAGATAGACAAATCAGCCAAACTGAAGGCCATGTGGATGATTTTCCCGCTCCTACGTTTGAGGATGAATATCGGGCATTGCCAAATAGTCGGATGACACCGGGTCAACATACCGCCCTGCGGCGGAGTTTGTCACGAGAATCTAGTATACCAAAAGACTTCACCAGTGCATTGTTATCGTCTTCTCCATGTGACCACTCGGACAGACCAGATCTGTCACAAGATCAACGCGCACGATCTCAGTCTTCCCCTACCGGCAGGCGACGGAAACTCCAAGGTGGACTCATATTGAAGATTGACGCTGCAATGGACCCTTTAACTCAACGATATCAGGCGACAGAAATTCAACCGACCAGGAAAGGTCAGAGACGACGACTGTCAAAAGACCAGTCTAAAGTTCAAAGGAGTGTTGAGTTTCCAAAGCATAATCCATTTGGAAGTCCAACAGAGAAAACATGGAGAGAGAATTATTCCATGTCAAATTCACCAAGTCGTCAAGGGTCTTTCCTGGCCCCCGGTGGTCAGGGTCTAGAAGGAGAGGATGGGTCGGACACGGAGAGCATTGCCAGCACTGGACCAATGTTGGACGATGACCAGGTGGAACTTTTGACCCTTGAGTTTTCTGATCAAGCTTCGACTGATGATAATAGTCCAACTTTTAAAAGACAGGACTGGAATAGGATGAGTTTACCACCCAGATTGAGTCATCTTGAGCAATACATTCACCACCCAAATGAAAAAGGGGAGACCAGTGTCATTGAATCTCTAACAAATGGTGATGTGTCTTTGTCAAACACACTGACAAATGAGGACGACACAGCAAGCCAGTCTAATAAAACTCTACCCTTATCTAGTCCGGAAACTGATATTCCAGTAGACGTCGGAGAAGCTGATACTCAACTTCCTAGTACTTCCCCAGTTGTTACAACTGAGGAAATTGAAATAGTTTGA